In Pasteurella multocida subsp. multocida OH4807, a genomic segment contains:
- the rplL gene encoding 50S ribosomal protein L7/L12 (COG0222 Ribosomal protein L7/L12), translated as MSLTNEQIIEAIASKSVTEIVELITAMEEKFGVSAAAAAVAVAAGPAEAAEEKTEFDVVLAAAGANKVAVIKAVRGATGLGLKEAKDLVESAPAVLKEGISKAEADALKKELEEAGAQVEIK; from the coding sequence ATGTCATTAACTAACGAACAAATTATTGAAGCGATTGCTTCTAAATCTGTAACTGAAATCGTAGAATTAATCACTGCGATGGAAGAAAAATTTGGTGTTTCAGCAGCGGCAGCGGCAGTAGCAGTAGCAGCTGGTCCAGCAGAAGCAGCAGAAGAGAAAACTGAATTTGATGTTGTTCTTGCAGCAGCAGGTGCAAACAAAGTAGCAGTTATCAAAGCAGTACGTGGTGCAACTGGCTTAGGCTTAAAAGAAGCTAAAGACTTAGTAGAATCTGCTCCGGCAGTATTGAAAGAAGGCATCTCTAAAGCTGAAGCTGATGCACTTAAGAAAGAATTAGAAGAAGCTGGCGCACAAGTAGAAATCAAATAA
- the rplJ gene encoding 50S ribosomal protein L10 (COG0244 Ribosomal protein L10) translates to MALNLQDKQAIVAEVNEAAKGALSAVIADSRGVTVDKMTELRKAARENGVSMRVVRNTLLRRAVEGTEFECLKDTFVGPTLIAFSTEHPGAAARLFKDFAKANDKFEIKGAAFEGKIQDVEFLATLPTYDEAIARLMGTMKEAAAGKLVRTLAALRDKLQEAA, encoded by the coding sequence ATGGCATTAAATCTTCAAGACAAACAAGCAATTGTTGCTGAAGTAAACGAAGCAGCCAAAGGTGCCCTATCAGCTGTTATCGCGGATTCTCGTGGTGTGACAGTAGATAAAATGACTGAATTACGTAAAGCAGCTCGTGAAAACGGTGTTTCAATGCGTGTTGTTCGTAATACTTTATTACGTCGTGCGGTTGAAGGTACTGAATTTGAATGCTTAAAAGATACGTTTGTAGGTCCAACACTTATCGCATTCTCTACTGAACATCCAGGTGCTGCAGCACGTTTGTTCAAAGATTTTGCAAAAGCAAATGATAAGTTTGAAATTAAAGGTGCAGCCTTTGAAGGTAAGATTCAAGATGTTGAATTCTTAGCAACATTACCAACTTACGACGAAGCAATTGCACGTTTAATGGGTACAATGAAAGAAGCTGCGGCAGGCAAACTTGTTCGCACTCTTGCAGCATTACGCGACAAATTACAAGAAGCAGCTTAA
- the rpoB gene encoding DNA-directed RNA polymerase subunit beta (COG0085 DNA-directed RNA polymerase, beta subunit/140 kD subunit), which produces MVYSYTEKKRIRKDFGKRPQVLNVPYLLTIQLDSFDKFIQRDPEGLQGLEAAFRSVFPIVSNNGNTELQYVSYQLGEPVFDVRECQIRGTTYAAPLRVKLRLVSYDKDAAPGTIKDIKEQEVYMGEIPLMTDNGTFVINGTERVIVSQLHRSPGVFFDSDKGKTHSSGKVLYNARIIPYRGSWLDFEFDPKDNLYARIDRRRKLPATIILRALNYTTEQILDIFFDKVVFEIKDNKLLMTLVPERLRGETATFDIEANGKVYIERGRRITARHIRALEKDHITQVEVPTEYIVGKVSAKDYVDLETGEVICPANMEISLEMLAKLSQAGYKTLETLFTNDLDHGPYISETLRVDPSNDRLSALVEIYRMMRPGEPPTKEAAESLFDNLFFSSDRYDLSAVGRMKFNRSLGIDEETGSGILSNEDIIGVMKKLIEIRNGRGEVDDIDHLGNRRIRSVGEMAENQFRIGLVRVERAVKERLSLGDLDAVTPQDLINAKPISAAVKEFFGSSQLSQFMDQNNPLSEVTHKRRISALGPGGLTRERAGFEVRDVHATHYGRVCPIETPEGPNIGLINSLSVYARTNDYGFLETPYRKVVNGQVTEEIEYLSAIEEGKYVIAQANSNLDEELRFTDAFVTCRGEHGESGLYRPDEIHYMDVSTQQVVSVAAALIPFLEHDDANRALMGANMQRQAVPTLRADKPLVGTGIEKAVAVDSGVTVIAKRGGVIQYVDASRIVVKVNEDETIPGEAGIDIYNLVKYTRSNQNTCINQVPCVSLGEPIGRGEVLADGPSTDLGELALGQNMRVAFMPWNGYNFEDSMLVSERVVQEDRFTTIHIQELSCVARDTKLGSEEITADIPNVGEAALSKLDESGIVYIGAEVKGGDILVGKVTPKGETQLTPEEKLLRAIFGEKASDVKDSSLRVPNSVSGTVIDVQVFTRDGVEKDKRALEIEEMQLKQAKKDLVEELEILEAGLFTRVRNLLIAGGFDAKNLDKLDRTKWLEQSLSDEAQQNQLEQLAEQYEELRKEFERKLEIQRGKIIQGDDLAPGVLKVVKVYLAVKRHIQPGDKMAGRHGNKGVISKINPVEDMPYDENGQPVDIVLNPLGVPSRMNIGQILETHLGLAAKGIGDKINAMIKQQQEVAKLREYMQKAYDLGHGSQKVDLSTFTDEEVMRLAQNLRKGLPLATPVFDGAHESEIKGLLELGGLPTSGQITLFDGRTGEKFERPVTVGYMYMLKLNHLVDDKMHARSTGSYSLVTQQPLGGKAQFGGQRFGEMEVWALEAYGAAYTLQEMLTVKSDDVNGRTKMYKNIVGGTHQMDPGTPESFNVIMKEIRSLGINIDLDED; this is translated from the coding sequence ATGGTTTACTCATATACCGAGAAAAAACGTATTCGTAAAGACTTCGGCAAACGTCCGCAAGTTTTAAATGTACCTTATTTATTAACAATCCAACTTGACTCTTTTGATAAATTTATTCAAAGAGATCCTGAAGGTCTGCAAGGCTTAGAAGCTGCATTCCGTTCTGTTTTCCCTATTGTCAGTAATAATGGCAATACTGAATTACAATATGTGAGTTACCAATTAGGTGAGCCAGTGTTTGACGTAAGAGAATGTCAAATTCGTGGTACCACTTATGCGGCACCATTACGTGTAAAATTACGTTTAGTCAGTTATGACAAAGATGCTGCACCTGGCACAATTAAAGATATTAAAGAACAAGAAGTGTATATGGGTGAGATCCCATTAATGACTGATAATGGTACTTTCGTCATCAACGGAACTGAGCGTGTTATCGTGTCGCAATTACATCGCAGTCCAGGTGTATTCTTTGATAGTGATAAAGGTAAAACACATTCATCAGGTAAAGTACTCTACAATGCGCGTATCATCCCTTATCGTGGTTCGTGGTTAGATTTTGAATTCGATCCAAAAGATAACTTATATGCACGTATTGACCGTCGTCGTAAATTACCTGCAACCATTATTTTACGTGCGTTAAATTATACGACTGAGCAAATTTTAGATATTTTCTTCGATAAAGTTGTATTTGAAATTAAAGATAATAAATTATTGATGACGTTAGTGCCAGAAAGATTACGTGGCGAAACAGCAACATTTGATATCGAAGCAAATGGAAAAGTCTATATTGAGCGTGGACGCCGTATTACAGCACGTCATATTCGTGCATTAGAAAAAGATCATATTACCCAAGTTGAAGTACCAACTGAATATATTGTAGGTAAAGTTTCAGCGAAAGATTATGTTGACCTAGAGACAGGTGAGGTGATTTGTCCAGCGAATATGGAAATTTCGTTAGAGATGTTAGCGAAACTTTCACAAGCTGGATATAAAACGTTGGAAACTTTATTTACCAATGATTTAGATCACGGACCATACATTTCAGAAACATTACGTGTCGATCCGTCTAATGATCGTTTAAGCGCGTTAGTTGAAATTTACCGTATGATGCGTCCTGGTGAGCCACCTACAAAAGAAGCGGCAGAAAGTTTATTTGATAACTTATTCTTCTCTTCAGACCGCTATGATTTATCTGCTGTAGGTCGTATGAAGTTTAATCGCTCTTTAGGTATTGATGAAGAGACAGGCAGCGGTATCTTAAGTAACGAAGACATAATTGGCGTGATGAAAAAACTGATCGAAATTCGTAACGGTCGTGGTGAAGTAGATGATATTGACCATTTAGGTAACCGCCGTATTCGCTCAGTAGGTGAAATGGCAGAGAACCAATTCCGTATCGGTTTAGTGCGTGTAGAAAGAGCGGTAAAAGAACGCTTATCTTTAGGTGATTTAGATGCCGTGACACCACAAGATTTGATCAACGCGAAGCCTATTTCTGCAGCGGTAAAAGAGTTCTTTGGTTCGTCACAACTTTCACAGTTTATGGATCAAAACAACCCATTATCAGAAGTGACGCACAAACGTCGTATTTCTGCATTAGGTCCGGGTGGTTTGACTCGTGAACGTGCAGGCTTTGAGGTTCGAGATGTTCACGCGACGCACTATGGTCGTGTGTGTCCAATCGAAACGCCAGAGGGTCCAAACATCGGTTTGATCAACTCACTTTCTGTTTATGCGCGTACTAATGACTATGGTTTCTTAGAAACGCCATACCGTAAAGTTGTAAATGGTCAAGTGACAGAAGAAATTGAATATTTATCTGCGATTGAAGAAGGTAAATATGTTATTGCACAGGCGAACTCAAATCTTGATGAAGAGTTACGCTTTACTGATGCGTTCGTCACTTGTCGTGGTGAACATGGTGAATCTGGTTTATATCGTCCAGATGAAATTCACTATATGGACGTTTCAACTCAACAAGTGGTATCTGTTGCGGCAGCGTTAATTCCGTTCCTTGAACATGACGATGCGAACCGTGCCTTGATGGGTGCGAACATGCAACGCCAAGCTGTACCAACATTACGTGCAGACAAACCACTCGTAGGCACGGGGATTGAGAAAGCGGTAGCGGTAGACTCAGGGGTAACGGTCATTGCAAAACGTGGTGGTGTTATTCAATACGTTGATGCGTCACGTATCGTCGTGAAAGTTAACGAAGATGAAACCATCCCAGGTGAAGCGGGTATCGATATCTATAACTTAGTGAAATATACCCGTTCTAACCAAAATACGTGTATTAATCAGGTGCCTTGCGTGTCATTAGGCGAGCCTATCGGTCGTGGTGAAGTATTAGCAGATGGTCCTTCGACTGATTTAGGTGAATTAGCGCTTGGCCAAAACATGCGTGTCGCATTCATGCCTTGGAATGGTTATAACTTCGAAGACTCAATGTTAGTTTCTGAGCGTGTTGTACAAGAAGATCGTTTCACTACGATTCACATTCAAGAGCTTTCTTGTGTCGCGCGTGATACGAAACTGGGTTCAGAAGAAATCACAGCCGATATTCCAAACGTCGGTGAAGCAGCATTAAGCAAACTTGATGAATCAGGTATTGTTTACATCGGTGCTGAAGTGAAAGGTGGCGATATTCTTGTAGGTAAAGTGACACCAAAAGGTGAAACACAATTAACCCCAGAAGAAAAATTATTACGCGCAATCTTCGGTGAAAAAGCATCGGATGTGAAAGATTCTTCATTACGTGTGCCAAACAGCGTATCGGGTACCGTTATCGACGTTCAAGTCTTTACTCGCGATGGCGTGGAAAAAGACAAACGTGCGCTTGAAATTGAAGAAATGCAATTAAAACAAGCGAAAAAAGACCTTGTGGAAGAATTAGAAATCCTTGAGGCTGGTTTGTTTACTCGTGTTCGTAACCTTCTCATCGCAGGTGGTTTCGATGCGAAAAACTTAGATAAATTAGACCGCACTAAATGGTTAGAGCAATCATTAAGCGATGAAGCACAACAAAACCAATTAGAGCAACTTGCTGAGCAATACGAAGAATTACGTAAAGAATTTGAACGTAAGTTAGAGATTCAACGTGGCAAGATCATTCAAGGTGATGATTTAGCACCAGGCGTATTGAAAGTGGTTAAAGTATATCTTGCGGTTAAACGCCATATCCAACCGGGTGATAAAATGGCGGGTCGTCACGGTAACAAAGGGGTTATCTCAAAAATTAACCCTGTGGAAGATATGCCATACGATGAAAACGGTCAACCAGTCGATATCGTGTTGAACCCACTGGGCGTTCCATCACGTATGAACATCGGTCAGATCTTAGAAACTCACTTAGGTTTAGCGGCGAAAGGTATTGGTGACAAGATCAATGCAATGATCAAACAACAACAAGAAGTAGCGAAATTGCGTGAATATATGCAAAAAGCATACGACTTGGGTCACGGTTCACAAAAAGTGGATTTAAGTACTTTCACTGATGAAGAAGTGATGCGTTTAGCACAAAACTTACGTAAAGGTTTACCGCTTGCAACCCCAGTATTTGATGGTGCACACGAAAGCGAAATCAAAGGCTTATTAGAATTAGGTGGCTTACCAACTTCAGGTCAAATTACCTTATTCGATGGTCGTACGGGTGAGAAATTCGAGCGTCCAGTAACTGTTGGTTATATGTATATGCTCAAATTGAACCACTTAGTTGATGACAAAATGCACGCGCGTTCAACTGGTTCTTATAGCTTGGTTACACAGCAACCATTGGGTGGTAAAGCTCAATTCGGTGGTCAGCGTTTCGGTGAGATGGAGGTGTGGGCACTTGAAGCATACGGTGCAGCATATACCTTACAAGAGATGCTAACTGTGAAATCCGATGACGTGAACGGCCGTACGAAGATGTATAAAAACATCGTGGGTGGCACACATCAAATGGATCCAGGCACACCAGAATCTTTCAACGTCATTATGAAAGAAATTCGCTCGCTTGGTATCAACATTGATTTAGATGAAGATTAA
- a CDS encoding glycerate kinase (COG1929 Glycerate kinase), with the protein MKIVLAPDSFKESLTALEVAQAIEFGFKKVFPDAEYIIVPMADGGEGTVQSLVDATQGCFISTKMTAPLGNRVSAVWGLSGDKQIAFIEMSAASGLHLVPFEKRNPLMTTSFGTGELLKAALDAGVKKIILGIGGSATNDAGVGMLQALGGKFTDAQHQELQFGGAALERLSFIDLTNLDQRLYNIELHIACDVTNSLCGENGASVIFGPQKGATTEMIKQLDHALYHFSTLVEQQYQLAIRDLAGSGAAGGMGAGLLLLPNVQLQSGVDIVIKAVNLVEKVRDADLIITGEGCMDSQTVQGKTAAGVAKTAKLFNKPVIAIVGSLKEDYEVIYDIGIDAVFPILRQLDKLDVVLHNGRENLISTAQNIAKLYQLAKSK; encoded by the coding sequence ATGAAAATAGTGCTTGCACCTGATTCATTTAAAGAAAGTTTAACTGCGCTTGAGGTTGCTCAAGCGATTGAGTTTGGTTTTAAAAAAGTCTTTCCTGATGCCGAGTACATTATAGTTCCAATGGCTGATGGTGGCGAAGGGACTGTCCAATCGCTAGTGGATGCTACACAAGGTTGTTTCATCTCAACAAAAATGACCGCACCACTTGGCAATCGTGTCTCTGCTGTATGGGGATTATCTGGCGATAAACAAATTGCTTTTATCGAAATGTCTGCAGCATCAGGCTTACATCTCGTTCCTTTTGAAAAAAGAAATCCACTCATGACAACCAGTTTCGGAACAGGAGAATTACTTAAAGCAGCACTTGATGCCGGTGTAAAAAAGATCATTTTAGGCATTGGTGGCAGTGCAACAAATGATGCTGGAGTAGGGATGTTACAGGCGCTTGGTGGAAAATTTACTGACGCTCAACACCAAGAATTGCAATTTGGTGGAGCTGCTTTAGAAAGGCTTTCCTTTATTGATCTTACAAATTTAGATCAACGCCTATACAATATTGAGTTACATATTGCTTGTGATGTCACCAACTCATTATGTGGTGAAAATGGAGCGTCCGTTATTTTTGGCCCACAAAAAGGCGCTACCACAGAAATGATTAAACAACTTGACCATGCTTTATATCACTTTTCAACTCTTGTTGAGCAACAATATCAACTCGCTATTCGTGATCTCGCAGGCAGTGGTGCCGCAGGTGGAATGGGAGCGGGACTGTTATTACTTCCTAACGTACAACTCCAATCTGGTGTAGATATTGTCATCAAGGCTGTTAATCTTGTTGAAAAGGTTAGGGATGCTGATTTAATCATCACAGGTGAGGGATGTATGGATAGTCAAACTGTACAAGGTAAAACTGCCGCTGGTGTCGCTAAAACTGCTAAATTATTTAACAAACCCGTTATTGCAATCGTAGGCAGTTTAAAAGAAGACTACGAAGTAATCTATGACATCGGCATAGATGCCGTTTTTCCGATACTACGTCAATTGGATAAGTTGGATGTAGTATTACACAATGGGCGTGAGAATCTCATTTCAACAGCACAAAATATTGCGAAATTATATCAATTAGCAAAATCTAAGTAG
- a CDS encoding DNA-directed RNA polymerase subunit beta' (COG0086 DNA-directed RNA polymerase, beta' subunit/160 kD subunit), producing MKDLVKFLKAQSKTSEDFDVIKIGLASPDMIRSWSFGEVKKPETINYRTFKPERDGLFCARIFGPVKDYECLCGKYKRLKHRGVICEKCGVEVTQTKVRRERMGHIELASPVAHIWFLKSLPSRIGLLLDMPLRDIERVLYFESYIVIEPGMTDLEKGQLLTEEQYLEAEDRWGDEFDAKMGAEAIQALLRDMDLPLECENLREELQETNSETKRKKITKRLKLLEAFIQSGNKPEWMVMTVLPVLPPDLRPLVPLDGGRFATSDLNDLYRRVINRNNRLKRLLDLIAPDIIVRNEKRMLQESVDALLDNGRRGRAITGSNRRPLKSLADMIKGKQGRFRQNLLGKRVDYSGRSVITVGPYLHLHQCGLPKKMALELFRPFIYAKLESRGFASTIKAAKKMVEREDAIVWDILAEVIREHPILLNRAPTLHRLGIQAFEPLLIEGKAIQLHPLVCAAFNADFDGDQMAVHVPLTLEAQLEARALMMSTNNILSPANGEPIIVPSQDVVLGLYYMTRDKVNGKGEGMLLQDPREAEKAYRTGQAELHSRVKVRITEYVKNAAGEFEPQTNLVETTIGRAILWMIAPKGMPFSLFNQTLGKKAISKLINESYRRLGMKPSVLFADQIMYTGFAYAARSGSSVGIDDMVIPAKKYEIISAAEEEVAEIQEQFQSGLVTAGERYNKVIDIWAAANERVAKAMMENLSTEEVINREGNPEKQASFNSIFMMADSGARGSAAQIRQLAGMRGLMARPDGSIIETPITANFREGLNVLQYFISTHGARKGLADTALKTANSGYLTRRLVDVAQDLVIIEDDCGTHEGIVMTPLIEGGDVKEALRDRVLGRVVAEDVLKPGTEEVLIARNTLLDEKLCDVIDANSVDSIKVRSVVTCNTDFGVCAKCYGRDLARGHLINQGEAVGVIAAQSIGEPGTQLTMRTFHIGGAASAAAKESSIQVKNTGTLRLANVKFVTNNEGKLVLTSRNTELTIIDAFGRTKEHYKVPYGAVLSKADGQDVTAGETVANWDPHTMPVVSEVSGFVKFVDIVDGLTVTRQTDELTGLSSIVVQDVGERATAGKDLRPAIKLVDAKGNDILIPGTDVVAQYFLPGKAIVTLDDNAEVHIGDPLARIPQESVGTKDITGGLPRVADLFEARKPKEPAILAEISGIVSFGKETKGKRRLLITPAEGETYEEMIPKWRQLNVFEGEMVERGDLISDGAETPHDILRLRGVHAVTDYIVNEVQEVYRLQGVKINDKHIEVIVRQMLRKAIITKAYDSEFLEGEQVEVARIKIVNRKREAEGKPLVEFERELLGITKASLATESFISAASFQETTRVLTEAAVAGKRDELRGLKENVIVGRLIPAGTGFAYHQNRQKKVVMSDEMPVKLSAADEEEIASEFVMTSEDASASLAEMLNMVEVDDAE from the coding sequence GTGAAAGACTTAGTTAAGTTTTTAAAAGCACAATCAAAAACGAGTGAAGATTTTGATGTGATCAAAATTGGTTTAGCATCACCTGATATGATCCGTTCTTGGTCATTTGGTGAAGTTAAAAAACCTGAAACCATTAACTACCGCACATTTAAACCAGAACGTGATGGTCTTTTCTGTGCACGTATTTTCGGGCCAGTAAAAGATTACGAATGTTTATGTGGTAAATACAAACGCTTAAAACACCGTGGTGTGATCTGTGAAAAATGTGGCGTTGAAGTAACGCAAACCAAAGTACGTCGTGAGCGTATGGGTCACATTGAACTTGCATCACCTGTGGCGCACATTTGGTTCTTAAAATCACTTCCGTCCCGTATCGGTTTATTATTAGATATGCCATTACGTGATATCGAACGTGTATTATATTTTGAATCATATATTGTGATTGAGCCGGGAATGACTGATTTAGAAAAAGGTCAGTTATTAACCGAAGAACAATATTTAGAAGCGGAAGATCGTTGGGGTGATGAGTTCGACGCAAAAATGGGTGCTGAAGCAATCCAAGCGTTATTGCGTGATATGGACTTACCACTTGAATGTGAAAACTTACGTGAAGAATTACAAGAAACTAACTCAGAAACTAAACGTAAGAAAATCACTAAACGCTTAAAATTATTAGAAGCATTTATTCAATCTGGTAACAAACCAGAGTGGATGGTGATGACTGTATTACCCGTATTACCACCAGATTTACGTCCGTTAGTTCCACTTGATGGTGGTCGTTTCGCGACTTCAGATTTGAACGACTTATACCGTCGTGTCATCAACCGTAACAACCGTTTAAAACGTCTTTTAGACTTAATCGCACCAGATATCATCGTGCGTAACGAAAAACGTATGTTACAAGAATCTGTGGATGCGTTATTAGATAATGGTCGTCGTGGTCGTGCAATTACGGGTTCTAACCGTCGTCCATTAAAATCACTTGCGGATATGATCAAAGGTAAACAAGGTCGTTTCCGTCAAAACTTATTAGGTAAACGTGTTGACTATTCAGGCCGTTCTGTAATCACCGTAGGTCCATACTTACACCTACATCAATGTGGTTTACCGAAGAAAATGGCGTTGGAATTATTCCGTCCGTTTATCTATGCAAAATTAGAAAGCCGTGGCTTCGCTTCAACAATTAAAGCAGCGAAGAAAATGGTTGAGCGTGAGGATGCCATCGTATGGGATATCTTGGCTGAAGTTATTCGCGAACACCCAATTTTATTAAACCGTGCACCAACATTGCACCGTTTGGGTATCCAAGCATTTGAACCATTATTGATCGAAGGTAAAGCGATCCAGTTACACCCACTTGTTTGTGCGGCGTTCAACGCGGACTTCGACGGTGACCAAATGGCGGTTCACGTTCCATTGACATTAGAAGCACAGTTAGAAGCTCGTGCATTAATGATGTCAACTAACAACATTTTATCACCAGCAAACGGTGAGCCAATTATCGTTCCATCACAAGACGTTGTATTAGGTCTTTACTATATGACACGTGATAAAGTGAACGGTAAAGGCGAAGGTATGTTGTTACAAGACCCACGTGAAGCTGAAAAAGCGTATCGTACAGGTCAAGCTGAATTACACTCTCGTGTGAAAGTGCGTATCACTGAATATGTGAAAAACGCAGCAGGTGAGTTTGAGCCTCAAACTAACTTAGTGGAAACGACTATTGGTCGTGCAATCTTATGGATGATCGCACCAAAAGGTATGCCATTTAGCTTGTTTAACCAAACATTAGGTAAAAAAGCGATTTCTAAGTTAATCAACGAGAGCTATCGTCGTTTAGGTATGAAACCAAGCGTACTATTCGCTGACCAAATTATGTATACCGGTTTTGCGTATGCGGCACGTTCTGGTTCATCAGTTGGTATTGATGATATGGTCATTCCTGCGAAGAAATACGAAATTATTTCTGCGGCAGAAGAAGAAGTGGCTGAAATCCAAGAACAGTTCCAATCAGGTTTAGTAACAGCAGGCGAACGTTATAACAAAGTAATCGATATTTGGGCGGCAGCAAACGAACGTGTTGCGAAAGCGATGATGGAAAACTTATCTACGGAAGAAGTAATTAACCGTGAAGGTAACCCAGAAAAACAAGCATCATTCAACAGTATCTTTATGATGGCGGACTCTGGTGCTCGTGGTTCTGCAGCACAGATTCGTCAGTTAGCGGGTATGCGTGGTTTGATGGCACGTCCAGATGGCTCGATCATCGAAACCCCAATTACAGCGAACTTCCGTGAAGGTCTAAACGTATTACAGTACTTTATTTCAACTCATGGTGCACGTAAAGGTCTTGCGGATACAGCATTAAAAACAGCGAACTCAGGTTACTTAACGCGTCGTTTAGTTGACGTTGCACAAGATTTAGTGATCATCGAAGATGACTGTGGTACACACGAAGGTATCGTGATGACCCCGTTAATCGAGGGTGGTGACGTGAAAGAAGCATTACGTGATCGTGTATTAGGTCGTGTAGTGGCAGAAGACGTATTAAAACCAGGTACAGAGGAAGTATTAATTGCACGCAATACCTTATTAGATGAGAAATTGTGTGATGTGATCGATGCAAACTCTGTGGATAGCATCAAAGTACGTTCAGTAGTAACTTGTAACACAGATTTTGGTGTGTGTGCGAAATGTTACGGACGTGACCTTGCTCGTGGTCACTTGATCAACCAAGGTGAAGCAGTGGGTGTTATCGCGGCACAATCAATCGGTGAGCCGGGTACACAGTTAACGATGCGTACGTTCCATATCGGTGGTGCGGCATCTGCGGCAGCGAAAGAATCAAGTATCCAAGTGAAAAACACGGGTACATTACGCTTAGCGAATGTGAAATTCGTGACTAACAACGAAGGTAAATTAGTATTAACTTCACGTAACACTGAATTAACGATTATCGATGCATTCGGTCGTACCAAAGAGCACTATAAAGTGCCTTACGGTGCGGTATTAAGCAAAGCTGATGGTCAAGATGTCACAGCAGGTGAAACAGTAGCAAACTGGGATCCACATACAATGCCAGTGGTATCTGAGGTGAGCGGTTTCGTTAAATTCGTTGACATCGTTGATGGCTTAACTGTAACTCGTCAAACTGATGAATTAACAGGTTTATCATCAATCGTAGTCCAAGACGTGGGTGAGCGTGCGACAGCAGGTAAAGACTTACGTCCAGCAATTAAACTTGTTGATGCGAAAGGTAACGATATCTTAATTCCAGGTACAGACGTTGTTGCACAATACTTCTTACCAGGTAAAGCAATCGTCACATTAGACGATAACGCAGAAGTTCATATCGGTGACCCATTAGCCCGTATTCCACAAGAATCTGTGGGTACAAAAGATATTACCGGTGGTCTTCCACGCGTTGCGGACTTATTCGAAGCTCGTAAACCGAAAGAGCCAGCAATCTTGGCTGAAATTTCAGGTATTGTGTCATTCGGTAAAGAAACCAAAGGTAAACGTCGCTTATTGATCACCCCAGCAGAAGGCGAAACTTACGAAGAAATGATTCCAAAATGGCGTCAGCTCAACGTATTTGAAGGTGAGATGGTTGAACGTGGTGACTTAATCTCTGATGGTGCAGAAACGCCACACGATATCTTACGTTTACGTGGTGTTCACGCAGTAACTGATTATATCGTTAATGAAGTACAAGAAGTTTACCGCTTACAAGGGGTAAAAATTAACGATAAACACATTGAAGTTATCGTGCGTCAGATGTTACGTAAAGCAATCATCACGAAAGCTTATGACTCTGAATTCTTAGAGGGTGAGCAAGTTGAAGTTGCACGTATTAAGATCGTGAACCGTAAGCGTGAAGCTGAAGGTAAACCATTAGTTGAATTTGAACGTGAGTTGCTTGGTATTACTAAAGCATCTCTTGCAACTGAGTCATTTATCTCAGCAGCATCGTTCCAAGAAACAACACGTGTGTTAACTGAAGCAGCAGTTGCGGGTAAACGTGATGAATTACGTGGCTTGAAAGAGAACGTCATCGTCGGTCGTTTAATCCCTGCGGGTACGGGCTTTGCGTATCACCAAAATCGTCAGAAAAAAGTTGTCATGTCTGATGAGATGCCTGTGAAACTTTCAGCAGCAGATGAAGAGGAAATTGCATCCGAATTTGTGATGACTTCTGAAGACGCAAGCGCAAGTTTAGCTGAAATGCTGAACATGGTTGAAGTGGATGATGCAGAATAA